The genomic region GGAAAGAGCGGTTTTGACTGCCTCTGGAGATGCATTATAGGAATCATCGATAAAGAGCGCACCCTTTTTTTCAATCTTTTCAAACCGGTGGTCAAAGGGTTTGAGCTTTTGCACTCCCCGCTCAATTTCCTTCTCGGTCATTCCCAAGTAGCGCGCGATGGCAACAGCAGCGCCGACGGCTTCTAATAGATGAGATTCCGTAAAAGGGCCGGGAGCTTTGTCAAACCACTCTTTAGGGATGGTGAGGTTTTGGACCGGCTCAAAACTTGCTGTCTGCTCATTTAAAAAGGCGCGCTCCATCCGCTTTGAGGTAAAAAGCTGACACTTTTCCTCTGCAATTTCCTCAAGAGGGTTTCCATGAACCAAGGTGAGCTTGGTCAAAATTCCAATGTGGGGATGGACGATGTCAACAAGACGCTTGAGCTCCCCTTTTTCACTCATCCCCATCTCCAAGACGATCACCTCAGCGCTCAGGTCCCCATTGAGAATAGTGAGGGGAAGGCCCACCTGGGAGTTTAGACTCGCCTCACTCTTCATCACCCGGAACCTTTCCCCTAAAACGGTCGCTAAAAACTCTTTGGTCGTTGTCTTCCCCACTGTCCCAGTCACTCCAATGACCGTCCCTTTTGTCTCCTTGAACATCTCCTTCGCAAGAAAATGTAAAGCCCGATTTACATCATCCACGCGGATCAGTTCCAGGCCGAAATCTTTTCCTTGGTACGCTTTAGAGACGACGGCGGCCACTCCCCCCTTTTTTGCAACCTCTTCGAGGAACTGGTGACCATCGACCCGCTCTCCCTTGAGGGCAAAGAAAAGGGAGTCTTTCTCGACTTCCCCACTGTCTATGGCAGTTTGAACAACCTCCTCCATAGATGTCGAATTACTTTCCAAGATAGCAGCAATTTCTTTAACCGATTTTCTCATCCTTATCCCTAGGAGCCAACTGGGAAGATATTGGTTGACTTTTATTTAAATTTCAAGCAGGATTTGCATAATCTTTTGGAATAGGAGTTTAATCTTGAACACAAATAGTATTAGTTTTGCCGCTGCTTTGAATCATTTTGGAAACTCAACCAAACAGCTTGTTGTTTCAACATGGAAATCCCCCTTTACAGGAGGGTGGAAACGGACCGTGCTAATAGGTCCCCCTGTTCTTTTCATAACCTCTGCCGTATTCGCTGCAATTTTCACTGTAATGTGGGCGGTTCTTAAGGTGAGTGCAGGGATGTTATTTAAAAACAGAAATGAGGACGGTCAAGATCGGACCATTACTGTTGAAGTTAACCGAAACATTGATGTGCCTATCCTCACTACTTCCCAAACTGACCCAAATAAAAACCAGAAACAAACCTTCTTTCAGAGTAACAACCATGCAAGCTCTTCTAACGCAAACATCGTTAAGCATATTCCTCTCGACCAAGGCAAAGAGCGGAATGAAGCGTTTATCGAGCTTTTAAAGCTTTTCGATGAGTATATTATCGACCCTGCTCTTAATAAAATTGAAACGTTGCGTCAAGAAAAAAACCAAACCGAGGACACGAACCTCCTCATTCACAAGAGCGTTTCCAATATCAATAACAACAAGCCTGCGGCTTTTGATAAAAGTCTAGGGTTTTGGTTTGATCTCATAGAGACCAACCCCTTCTTAAGGGTAATATATGAAGATAAAAAGGCTTTAAAGAAATGTCTTAAGGCGATGACACTCTCTTTGCTCAATAAAACCTGGAGCGCTTCGGAAAAACTCTTTGTTAAATGGCAAACCCCTCACGAAGTAACCCTTGAAGAGGTTTATGCTAGTGTTCAAAGTCTCG from Candidatus Neptunochlamydia vexilliferae harbors:
- a CDS encoding UDP-N-acetylmuramoyl-tripeptide--D-alanyl-D-alanine ligase; protein product: MRKSVKEIAAILESNSTSMEEVVQTAIDSGEVEKDSLFFALKGERVDGHQFLEEVAKKGGVAAVVSKAYQGKDFGLELIRVDDVNRALHFLAKEMFKETKGTVIGVTGTVGKTTTKEFLATVLGERFRVMKSEASLNSQVGLPLTILNGDLSAEVIVLEMGMSEKGELKRLVDIVHPHIGILTKLTLVHGNPLEEIAEEKCQLFTSKRMERAFLNEQTASFEPVQNLTIPKEWFDKAPGPFTESHLLEAVGAAVAIARYLGMTEKEIERGVQKLKPFDHRFEKIEKKGALFIDDSYNASPEAVKTALSNLPKGKRRIALLGAMKELGPFEVNSHREVAEHALPLVDHLLCVGKECLPMVDVFEKGGKPVELFHEKAEVASRLKELVQKEDVVLIKGSNSLKLWTLLEGV